A window from Patescibacteria group bacterium encodes these proteins:
- a CDS encoding YdcF family protein yields MTIVVLGGGINIKNQLPQQVKKRLNKATEIFKKHKKANILVCGKHSFLYPKDKAPLKIEAEAMRDYLLTLGLPPKRIYLEIKSQDTIGNAYYAKKLYFIPRKEKSALVITSQFHLERTKFIFKKIFGTRYQLKFVSIRPSTKNKDAEKVAERQKELLAKTKELLSGMKSGNHNFLKGKLYKLKYYQDKRPGWVIKFATQGK; encoded by the coding sequence ATGACCATTGTAGTTTTAGGAGGCGGAATAAATATCAAAAACCAACTGCCCCAACAAGTCAAAAAGCGGCTAAATAAAGCAACAGAAATTTTTAAAAAACACAAGAAAGCCAATATTCTTGTTTGCGGCAAACACAGCTTTTTATATCCTAAAGATAAGGCCCCATTAAAAATTGAAGCCGAGGCAATGAGGGATTATCTTTTAACTCTTGGCCTCCCGCCTAAACGCATATACTTGGAAATTAAATCCCAAGACACGATTGGCAATGCCTACTATGCCAAGAAACTTTATTTTATCCCCAGAAAAGAAAAAAGCGCTCTAGTTATTACTTCACAATTTCACTTAGAGCGGACAAAATTCATCTTCAAAAAAATATTCGGAACCCGCTACCAACTTAAATTTGTCTCAATCCGCCCCTCCACTAAAAATAAAGACGCGGAGAAAGTGGCAGAAAGGCAGAAAGAACTTCTCGCGAAAACAAAGGAGCTTTTATCAGGAATGAAATCCGGAAATCATAATTTTTTAAAAGGGAAATTATATAAATTAAAATATTATCAAGATAAAAGGCCTGGCTGGGTGATAAAATTTGCAACCCAGGGGAAATAG
- a CDS encoding glycosyltransferase family 4 protein: protein MKKLKIALFCYTHDTVPPKTNIISAPLWLVYYLANSLTNKGHKVTLFAIPGSETKAKLVAKAMTNWPKNKYVRELKQRGMFGEYARRFVMNDQACLLDIFLNKNKFDILHANTELALPLAALSPELPILVTYHSPFDPHYNELFHYYKKNFSNIFINSLSKAHANQAPDISFDFIVHNGIDINQFTFNKNPKNFLLFCGRINFNKGADIAIQVAKKAQKPLKIIGQKFYSSPKTVKFWDTKIAPHLNKKIQYLGFTPYQKVKKHYQNAKALLFLNRWKEAFGLVMIEAMACGTPVIAIPRGAVPEVVKDGVTGFLVKNQREAVKAVKKIYSMPKEEYLAMRHACRQHVEENFTIEKMVDNYEKAYYKIVKDFKSPIKR from the coding sequence ATGAAAAAATTAAAAATTGCTTTATTTTGTTACACTCATGATACCGTACCGCCCAAGACTAATATTATCAGTGCACCTCTTTGGCTTGTTTATTATCTTGCTAATAGTTTAACAAATAAAGGGCACAAGGTAACACTTTTTGCCATTCCGGGCTCAGAGACAAAGGCCAAACTAGTAGCTAAAGCAATGACTAACTGGCCTAAAAATAAATATGTTAGAGAGTTAAAACAAAGAGGGATGTTTGGTGAATATGCTCGTCGCTTTGTTATGAACGACCAAGCTTGTTTATTAGACATTTTTCTTAATAAAAATAAATTTGATATCTTACACGCCAATACCGAATTAGCCCTCCCTCTGGCTGCTCTTTCTCCTGAACTTCCAATTTTGGTCACTTATCATAGTCCTTTTGACCCTCATTATAATGAACTTTTCCACTATTATAAAAAGAATTTTTCTAATATATTTATAAATTCTTTAAGTAAAGCCCATGCTAACCAAGCCCCGGACATATCTTTTGACTTTATCGTCCACAACGGCATTGATATCAATCAATTCACTTTCAATAAAAATCCAAAAAACTTTTTATTATTCTGCGGTCGCATTAATTTCAACAAAGGCGCAGATATAGCCATCCAAGTGGCCAAAAAAGCCCAAAAACCTTTAAAAATCATTGGTCAAAAATTCTATTCAAGCCCCAAAACCGTAAAATTCTGGGATACAAAAATCGCGCCGCATTTAAACAAAAAAATTCAATATCTTGGTTTTACTCCTTACCAAAAAGTAAAAAAACATTATCAAAACGCCAAAGCCCTGCTTTTCTTAAATCGCTGGAAAGAGGCCTTTGGCCTGGTAATGATTGAAGCCATGGCTTGCGGCACCCCGGTAATTGCTATTCCCCGCGGCGCCGTGCCCGAAGTCGTCAAAGATGGTGTCACTGGCTTTCTGGTCAAAAACCAAAGAGAAGCCGTCAAAGCCGTTAAAAAAATTTACTCAATGCCCAAAGAGGAGTATCTTGCAATGCGCCACGCCTGCCGCCAGCATGTTGAGGAAAATTTTACGATTGAAAAAATGGTGGATAATTACGAAAAAGCGTATTATAAAATAGTTAAAGATTTTAAATCACCGATAAAACGCTAA